In Alphaproteobacteria bacterium US3C007, one genomic interval encodes:
- a CDS encoding inorganic phosphate transporter yields the protein MLFDPLVLLFLSSGLFLGWALGANDAANVFGTAVGTKMLSWRSAAIICSLFVVLGAVISGAGTTHTLGKLGAISALPGAFMTALSAALAVFSMTRAGLPVSTSQAIVGAIIGWNFFSNNPTDSVVLTKILSTWIICPILSGVIAIILIKAFKFCAKRLSVHMVFADAYKRIALILAGALGAYSLGANNIANVVGVFIPVQPIPPLTIGTFVFSSGQQLLLLGGLAIALGVFTYSKKVMMTVGDQLGNLSATAALIAVISHSVVLFIFASRGLEAWLSNMGLPTIPLVPVSSSQALVGAVVGISILQGLSAIRWMVLGKIVFGWIVTPILACFVCFMGLFFLQNVFGLTVL from the coding sequence ATGCTGTTTGACCCTCTTGTTCTTTTGTTTCTATCAAGCGGTTTGTTTTTGGGCTGGGCGCTTGGTGCAAATGATGCAGCTAATGTGTTTGGCACAGCGGTTGGCACCAAAATGCTCAGCTGGCGGTCTGCGGCGATCATTTGCTCATTATTTGTTGTCCTTGGTGCGGTAATTTCCGGGGCGGGCACAACCCATACGCTCGGGAAATTAGGCGCTATTTCTGCTTTGCCCGGCGCCTTCATGACGGCGTTATCAGCGGCACTTGCGGTGTTTTCGATGACCCGTGCCGGTTTGCCCGTTTCCACATCCCAGGCGATTGTGGGCGCTATTATAGGGTGGAATTTCTTTTCGAATAATCCCACCGATAGCGTGGTTTTAACAAAAATACTAAGCACTTGGATCATTTGCCCGATTTTATCGGGGGTAATTGCGATCATTCTCATAAAAGCGTTTAAATTCTGCGCAAAACGCCTGTCGGTTCATATGGTTTTTGCGGATGCGTATAAGCGCATTGCGTTGATCCTTGCCGGCGCATTGGGTGCCTATTCTTTGGGTGCGAATAATATCGCAAATGTGGTTGGAGTGTTCATACCCGTACAACCGATACCCCCTTTGACGATTGGTACATTTGTGTTCAGCTCGGGGCAGCAGCTTTTGCTTTTAGGGGGATTGGCGATCGCGCTTGGCGTGTTTACCTATTCTAAAAAAGTTATGATGACGGTTGGAGACCAGCTTGGCAATCTGTCTGCGACAGCCGCGCTGATCGCGGTGATTTCGCATTCGGTTGTACTGTTTATATTTGCATCACGCGGCCTAGAAGCTTGGCTGTCCAATATGGGGTTACCAACAATTCCCTTGGTGCCGGTTTCAAGCTCTCAGGCGCTGGTGGGGGCGGTGGTTGGTATTTCGATTCTGCAGGGTTTATCCGCCATTCGATGGATGGTTCTTGGAAAGATTGTTTTTGGCTGGATCGTAACGCCCATTCTAGCTTGTTTCGTTTGTTTCATGGGTCTTTTCTTTCTTCAAAACGTTTTTGGTCTTACTGTTTTATAA
- a CDS encoding DUF47 family protein, translated as MISARLFRRTKELESQVDKFFDQLSEAAVIYRLAVRGYLRAGVSEEFTARLEHVCAKETEADSLRRQIEHALYTNLLIPDSRGDVLGLIETADEILSLFKSSLWAFEVETPEIHKDLNAGYRRLTNMVVKSVDELAAGCRVFFRSPHLVSSYNAKVTLYEKEADKISYALKKQIFSSELGLSEKIHLREFVDHIDAIADQAEDVADRLTIYAVKRQS; from the coding sequence ATGATAAGTGCTAGGCTTTTTCGGCGAACAAAAGAACTTGAGTCGCAGGTAGATAAGTTTTTTGATCAATTGTCGGAAGCTGCTGTCATCTATCGGCTGGCCGTCCGCGGGTATTTACGCGCTGGTGTTTCAGAAGAATTTACCGCGCGTCTAGAGCATGTTTGCGCGAAAGAAACAGAGGCAGATAGTTTAAGGCGGCAGATCGAACATGCGCTTTATACGAACTTGCTGATACCAGATTCGCGCGGTGACGTTTTGGGGTTGATCGAAACCGCCGATGAAATCCTTTCGCTGTTCAAAAGTTCTCTTTGGGCTTTTGAAGTGGAAACTCCGGAGATTCATAAAGATTTAAATGCCGGGTATAGACGGTTAACGAATATGGTTGTGAAATCGGTTGATGAATTGGCCGCCGGGTGCCGGGTATTCTTTCGATCACCGCATTTGGTGTCGAGCTATAATGCTAAGGTTACGCTGTATGAAAAAGAAGCCGATAAAATTAGTTATGCTTTGAAAAAACAAATTTTTTCTTCAGAGTTAGGGCTTTCTGAGAAAATACACTTAAGAGAATTTGTGGATCACATTGATGCCATCGCGGATCAGGCCGAGGATGTGGCAGACCGGTTGACGATTTACGCGGTTAAAAGACAAAGCTGA
- a CDS encoding PLP-dependent aminotransferase family protein, translating to MVKSAKGALLATLQIDKGSTTPIYRQLENFLRRLILEGSLPSKQKLPSTRELAEELGVSRITVKTVYEQLISEGYAEAKTGAGTFVSEGLIPEKPLSQQYEKTGPALQAQQFSEIAEKINESKASARFGSTLAFRPGVPALDKFPIKRWNKYMAAALSQEDRRNLSYGEFYGSESLRKSIASHLADSRGMQVDHEQIIITSGAQQAFVLISLILLKVSDTVWYENPGHIAGRDIMSLVGATIAPIPIDKEGLDLSHAIARYAKPALIFTTPSHQQPLGITMSLRRRLALLKYAVDNNAWIIEDDYDSEFRYRGRPLPALSALDKNGRVLYVGTFSKSLCSAVRLGYVVIPHWLRETFAHTRNILGQSSSPLTEQALSQFINEGRFAEHIRKMRRLYRDRRDMLLNCLLENCSDSLIPQQSDAGMHILADLKHGIEDQTAHKALLAHGIDSLPLSVYCSEPIQRSALVLGFSGVPRKAMPRLTKKLGEKLRSLH from the coding sequence ATGGTAAAATCAGCAAAAGGGGCGTTATTGGCAACGCTGCAAATCGACAAAGGGTCGACAACGCCGATCTATCGACAGCTCGAAAACTTTCTCAGGCGTCTGATCTTAGAGGGCAGCTTGCCTTCCAAACAAAAACTTCCATCCACCCGCGAATTGGCCGAAGAACTGGGCGTTTCGCGCATCACCGTAAAAACCGTTTACGAACAATTGATTTCGGAAGGCTATGCAGAAGCTAAAACGGGTGCCGGCACGTTTGTTTCCGAAGGCTTGATCCCTGAAAAGCCACTGTCGCAGCAGTATGAGAAAACCGGCCCAGCGCTACAAGCGCAACAGTTTTCTGAAATTGCCGAAAAGATAAATGAATCCAAAGCCAGTGCCCGGTTTGGCTCAACCCTCGCGTTTCGGCCCGGCGTGCCCGCCTTGGATAAATTTCCGATAAAGCGCTGGAACAAATATATGGCTGCGGCGCTGAGCCAAGAGGACCGGCGCAATTTAAGTTATGGCGAATTTTATGGATCTGAAAGTCTTAGGAAATCTATCGCCTCGCATCTTGCAGATTCGCGCGGTATGCAAGTGGATCATGAGCAGATCATCATCACATCTGGCGCCCAACAGGCCTTTGTGTTGATTTCGCTTATCTTGTTAAAAGTAAGTGACACGGTTTGGTATGAAAACCCCGGTCATATAGCGGGACGCGATATCATGTCTTTGGTCGGGGCGACTATTGCACCGATTCCAATCGATAAAGAGGGGTTGGATTTAAGCCATGCCATTGCCCGCTATGCAAAACCTGCGCTTATTTTCACCACGCCCTCACATCAGCAACCTTTGGGTATTACGATGTCATTGCGGCGGCGTTTAGCACTGCTGAAATACGCCGTCGACAATAATGCTTGGATCATTGAAGATGATTATGACAGCGAATTTCGCTATCGGGGCCGCCCGCTACCAGCGCTGAGCGCTTTGGATAAAAATGGCCGGGTTTTATATGTCGGCACATTTTCAAAATCACTCTGTTCAGCCGTGCGCCTGGGCTATGTGGTGATCCCCCATTGGTTGCGAGAAACCTTCGCGCACACACGAAACATTTTGGGCCAAAGTTCTTCGCCATTAACCGAACAGGCACTTTCACAATTTATAAATGAAGGCCGGTTTGCCGAACATATTCGCAAGATGCGCCGGCTCTATCGCGACCGTCGAGACATGTTACTAAATTGCCTTCTTGAAAACTGCTCGGACAGCCTGATCCCGCAGCAAAGCGATGCAGGAATGCATATTTTAGCAGATTTAAAACATGGGATCGAAGATCAAACAGCCCATAAAGCCCTGCTTGCGCATGGTATCGATTCGCTTCCATTATCGGTTTATTGCAGCGAGCCAATCCAAAGATCGGCGCTGGTGTTAGGCTTTTCAGGCGTGCCGAGAAAAGCGATGCCACGATTAACAAAGAAATTGGGGGAAAAATTACGAAGCTTGCATTAA
- the urtE gene encoding urea ABC transporter ATP-binding subunit UrtE has product MLETSKINLFYGKSQILYDIDLEAQKGQVTCVLGTNGVGKTSLMRAISGAHAVAAGHIQLDGQDLTRLTPFKRAQSGVAYVPQGRDIFPLLSVEENLQTGYSCLPPKDQQIPDHIYEMFPVLKKMKARKGGDLSGGQQQQLAIARALITRPKLLILDEPTEGIQPNIISQIGEVIELLKQQGDMAIILVEQYFDFAFSLADRFYTLKRGRVTMAAKKSEVTRKDVLANVTV; this is encoded by the coding sequence ATGCTTGAGACCTCAAAAATCAATCTGTTTTATGGGAAGTCGCAAATCCTTTATGATATCGATTTGGAGGCTCAAAAAGGCCAGGTAACCTGCGTTTTGGGAACAAATGGTGTGGGCAAAACCAGTTTGATGCGGGCCATATCGGGCGCGCATGCGGTGGCGGCTGGCCATATTCAATTGGATGGGCAGGATTTAACCCGTTTGACCCCCTTTAAACGCGCCCAATCTGGGGTGGCCTATGTGCCACAGGGCCGCGATATTTTTCCATTGCTGAGCGTCGAAGAAAACCTACAGACCGGTTATTCTTGTTTGCCGCCCAAAGATCAACAAATCCCCGATCATATTTACGAAATGTTTCCAGTTTTAAAGAAAATGAAAGCGCGCAAGGGGGGCGATCTATCGGGCGGCCAGCAACAGCAATTGGCGATTGCCCGCGCGTTGATTACCCGTCCCAAATTGCTGATTTTAGATGAACCGACCGAAGGCATACAGCCCAATATTATCAGCCAAATCGGTGAGGTGATTGAACTGCTGAAACAACAGGGAGATATGGCGATCATTTTGGTGGAGCAATATTTTGATTTTGCCTTCAGTCTTGCAGACCGATTTTATACGTTAAAACGCGGCCGGGTGACCATGGCGGCTAAAAAATCTGAGGTCACGCGCAAGGATGTGTTGGCAAATGTCACCGTGTAA
- the urtD gene encoding urea ABC transporter ATP-binding protein UrtD, with protein MSSLLEVSGVSVSFDGFKAINNLSFQIGAAELRAIIGPNGAGKTTFMDIVTGKTRPDTGVVKWGDKSIDLLSLDEAQIAQAGVGRKFQKPTVFEDQTVFENLLLALKNHRNVFRVLFYKRRKSDHQKVEDLARDISLDNALHRLAGELSHGQKQWLEIGMLLAQDPKLLLVDEPAAGMTATEREKTTAMLVNAAKTRAVVVVEHDMEFVRRLECKVTVLHEGAVLAEGRLDHVTANQDVLDVYLGR; from the coding sequence ATGAGCTCGCTTTTAGAAGTGTCTGGCGTTTCGGTCAGCTTTGATGGTTTCAAAGCCATTAACAACCTGTCTTTTCAGATCGGAGCGGCAGAGTTGCGGGCAATTATTGGCCCCAATGGAGCTGGCAAAACCACCTTTATGGATATTGTCACGGGCAAGACGCGCCCCGATACGGGGGTTGTGAAATGGGGCGATAAAAGCATTGATTTATTGTCTTTGGATGAAGCACAGATTGCGCAAGCAGGGGTGGGGCGTAAATTTCAGAAACCTACCGTGTTTGAAGATCAAACAGTCTTTGAAAACCTATTATTGGCGTTGAAAAACCACCGCAATGTGTTCCGCGTGTTGTTCTATAAGCGCCGTAAGTCTGATCACCAAAAAGTGGAGGATTTGGCGCGTGATATCTCGCTTGATAACGCATTGCACCGTTTGGCAGGCGAGCTGAGCCATGGCCAGAAACAATGGCTCGAGATTGGCATGTTACTGGCGCAGGATCCAAAACTGTTGCTGGTGGATGAACCGGCGGCCGGTATGACTGCAACCGAGCGCGAAAAGACAACGGCGATGCTGGTCAATGCCGCAAAAACCCGCGCTGTGGTGGTTGTGGAGCATGATATGGAATTTGTCAGGCGGCTTGAATGCAAAGTGACGGTTTTACATGAAGGCGCGGTGCTGGCGGAGGGGCGGTTAGATCACGTGACCGCCAATCAAGACGTGCTGGATGTATATTTAGGAAGGTAA
- a CDS encoding urea ABC transporter permease subunit UrtC: MTSFKIPPSALIFLSGLAIFTIIVSVLSEGMGGGVISTSFIKTIGKTLCLCLAAIAMDLVWGYCGILSLGHFAFFGLGGYMIGMWLMYARTETIVATSMAQAEIPPTPQEVIEGVGTQIFGVVGSSEFPMIWAVADSLFLQLILVVALPGALAFLFGWLAFRSRVTGVYLSILTQAFTLALSLYLFQNESGLRGNNGLSGLQNLPYVSAGQDQVALWFLWGSAAALGGGYLLISFIVGGKFGSVIRAIRDNEARVRFLGYQVEHYKLAIFTVTACIAGIAGALYYPQAGIVNPAEMAPIASIYLAVWVAIGGRGRIYGAVIGAAFVSLLSTWFTGGQAPDLSLGFGVIKWVDWWQVLLGVSFVLVTLFAPKGIGGLFDLNFMKRR; the protein is encoded by the coding sequence ATGACCAGTTTTAAAATCCCGCCTTCGGCGTTGATCTTCCTATCAGGCTTGGCCATTTTTACGATTATCGTTTCCGTTTTATCTGAGGGAATGGGGGGGGGCGTAATTTCGACCTCCTTCATCAAAACCATCGGCAAAACATTGTGTTTGTGCCTAGCGGCTATCGCGATGGATTTGGTTTGGGGGTATTGTGGCATATTATCCTTGGGGCATTTCGCCTTTTTTGGGTTGGGTGGCTATATGATTGGCATGTGGCTGATGTATGCGCGCACCGAAACCATTGTGGCCACATCGATGGCGCAAGCGGAAATTCCGCCCACCCCGCAAGAGGTGATTGAGGGGGTCGGCACGCAAATTTTTGGGGTGGTGGGCAGCAGCGAATTTCCGATGATTTGGGCCGTTGCGGATAGCCTTTTTTTGCAGCTCATCTTGGTGGTGGCCCTGCCTGGCGCTTTGGCCTTTTTGTTTGGATGGTTGGCGTTCCGGTCGCGGGTAACGGGCGTTTATCTGTCAATTTTGACTCAAGCTTTCACTTTGGCGCTGTCATTATACCTGTTTCAAAATGAAAGCGGCTTGCGCGGCAATAACGGCTTATCGGGTTTGCAAAACCTGCCTTATGTGAGCGCAGGCCAAGATCAGGTGGCTTTGTGGTTTCTCTGGGGCTCGGCGGCAGCGCTTGGGGGGGGCTATCTTCTTATCAGCTTCATTGTGGGTGGAAAATTTGGATCGGTTATTCGGGCCATTCGCGATAATGAGGCGCGCGTGCGGTTTCTCGGTTATCAAGTTGAACATTATAAACTTGCTATTTTCACCGTAACGGCCTGCATCGCGGGCATTGCTGGGGCGCTGTATTATCCGCAAGCCGGTATCGTAAACCCGGCAGAAATGGCCCCGATTGCTTCAATTTATCTGGCCGTTTGGGTGGCGATTGGCGGACGCGGGCGCATTTATGGTGCGGTAATCGGGGCGGCGTTTGTCAGCCTGTTATCCACATGGTTTACCGGTGGGCAGGCCCCGGATCTATCGCTTGGGTTTGGTGTGATCAAATGGGTGGATTGGTGGCAAGTTTTGCTGGGTGTGTCTTTTGTGCTGGTAACGCTATTCGCGCCAAAGGGGATCGGTGGCCTGTTCGATTTAAACTTTATGAAAAGGCGCTGA
- the urtB gene encoding urea ABC transporter permease subunit UrtB — translation MRVLAAALFACWVICSEATLSAQSLSEIVSTHSQAIAKSSRKTIQPAIDALVASKLPNVEFMLVQWRAKALWLNKSTNAIIAVQDKRMIDLDTQSDLGPFEKAGFKQIKPNSGVRNLISGALVAFQLNAPDIAMRKAALASIRRNEDPAYLPLLEQSLELETDPALVAEKQQLVHLLTLKYGQSVEVRLTAIAAIGGSLDVEVRGALNPLLATRRTYATALPDDANIAKVLVPGQNGFSTQKAYQLLVAGGEAAAQPSLEQIKQALIDNIDGGRIGGVPIAQLDDPAARMKAYGALAQAGLVPAQISQSAIDATVSNFSFFDQYLEPDPQITAAAQAALKAISYRVSLSNMIDILLDAISLASIYFLAAIGLAITFGVMGVINMAHGEFIMMGAYTGYVLQQIVPDETLSILLAVPTAFAVTFCAGVVMERLVIRWLYNRPLETLLATFGISIALQQMAKNIFGTQARPLTSPDWLGGAWMINDVVSISFIRIAIFVLALIFLALFLFIMKRTRLGLETRAVTQNSQMAALMGINPDRVNMLTFGLGSGIAGIAGVAIGLYAKVTSEMGNDYIVQSFMTVVVGGVGNIWGSLAGAAMVGFLQKGIEWFNPSNTLAAQTYMILFIIIFIQFRPRGIIALKGRAAGD, via the coding sequence ATGAGAGTTTTAGCGGCTGCGCTTTTTGCGTGTTGGGTGATCTGCTCCGAGGCCACGTTGAGCGCACAAAGCTTGTCAGAAATTGTCAGCACCCATAGCCAAGCGATAGCAAAAAGCTCGCGTAAAACGATCCAGCCAGCGATCGATGCGCTTGTCGCAAGCAAATTACCAAATGTAGAATTTATGTTGGTGCAATGGCGCGCCAAAGCCTTATGGCTGAATAAAAGCACCAACGCGATCATCGCCGTTCAAGATAAACGGATGATTGATCTTGATACGCAATCCGATCTTGGGCCGTTTGAAAAGGCCGGGTTTAAGCAGATCAAACCCAATAGCGGCGTGCGCAATTTAATCTCCGGGGCTTTGGTGGCGTTTCAATTGAATGCGCCGGATATTGCTATGCGCAAAGCCGCCTTAGCGTCTATACGCAGAAATGAAGATCCGGCCTATTTACCCTTGCTCGAACAATCGCTGGAGCTAGAAACAGATCCCGCCCTAGTGGCAGAAAAGCAGCAGTTGGTGCATTTGTTAACGCTGAAATACGGCCAATCTGTTGAGGTGCGGCTTACGGCAATTGCGGCAATTGGCGGCTCGTTGGATGTTGAGGTACGCGGTGCGCTTAACCCTCTATTAGCGACCCGGCGTACCTATGCAACTGCGCTGCCGGATGACGCTAATATCGCAAAAGTTTTGGTGCCGGGTCAGAATGGTTTCTCAACCCAAAAGGCCTATCAATTGCTGGTGGCGGGCGGTGAGGCTGCCGCGCAGCCTTCTTTAGAGCAAATCAAGCAAGCGTTGATTGACAATATTGACGGGGGTCGTATTGGCGGCGTTCCAATCGCTCAATTAGACGATCCAGCCGCCCGCATGAAGGCCTATGGGGCTTTGGCGCAAGCTGGCTTGGTGCCGGCGCAAATCAGTCAAAGCGCGATTGATGCGACCGTGTCAAATTTTAGCTTCTTTGATCAATATCTTGAGCCTGATCCGCAAATCACTGCAGCGGCGCAAGCGGCGCTGAAAGCGATTTCATATCGGGTGAGTTTGTCGAACATGATTGATATCCTTCTAGACGCGATCTCGCTGGCTTCGATTTATTTTTTGGCAGCTATAGGATTGGCGATCACCTTTGGTGTGATGGGCGTTATCAATATGGCGCATGGCGAATTTATCATGATGGGCGCTTATACGGGCTATGTATTGCAACAAATCGTGCCAGATGAAACTTTGTCAATTTTACTGGCGGTTCCAACCGCTTTTGCAGTGACTTTTTGTGCCGGTGTTGTCATGGAGCGCTTGGTTATCCGGTGGTTGTATAACCGCCCCCTTGAAACGCTTTTGGCGACCTTTGGAATTTCGATTGCCCTCCAACAAATGGCCAAAAATATATTTGGAACGCAAGCACGCCCGCTGACCTCACCCGATTGGCTGGGGGGGGCCTGGATGATCAATGATGTGGTGTCCATCAGCTTTATTCGCATTGCCATTTTCGTTCTGGCACTGATTTTTCTGGCGTTGTTCCTGTTTATTATGAAACGCACCCGCCTAGGGTTGGAAACCCGCGCGGTGACGCAGAATTCGCAAATGGCCGCTTTGATGGGGATTAATCCAGATCGGGTGAATATGTTAACCTTCGGGTTAGGCTCTGGGATTGCAGGCATTGCCGGTGTGGCGATCGGCCTTTACGCCAAAGTCACCTCTGAGATGGGCAATGATTACATCGTGCAAAGCTTTATGACCGTGGTTGTAGGCGGCGTTGGGAATATTTGGGGCAGCCTTGCAGGCGCGGCGATGGTGGGCTTTTTGCAAAAGGGCATTGAATGGTTCAACCCGTCCAATACATTGGCGGCGCAGACCTACATGATCCTATTTATTATCATTTTTATCCAGTTCCGTCCGCGGGGTATCATCGCGCTTAAAGGGCGCGCAGCAGGAGATTGA
- the urtA gene encoding urea ABC transporter substrate-binding protein has protein sequence MKNLKNSLAGGVLFSALLSSAVVADTIKVGVLHSLSGTMAISETTLKDTMLMLIEEQNAKGGVLGKQLEAVVVDPASDWPLFAEKARELLTVHEVDVMFGNWTSVSRKSVLPVIEELNGLLFYPVQYEGEESSKNVFYTGAAPNQQAIPATDYFLEELGVEKFALLGTDYVYPRTTNNILESYLISKDIAAEDIFVNYTPFGHSDWSKIVADVVALGADGKKVGVISTINGDANIGFYKELAAAGISADDIPVVAFSVGEEELSGLDTSNLVGHLAAWNYFQSADVGANTEWVAAWKARMGDERVTNDPMEAHYIGFNMWVNAVEAAGSSEVDAVRAKMYGQTFPNLTGGMAEMLPNHHLSKPVLIGEIQADGQFDIISQTSEVPGDAWTDFLPESAVLVSDWPGLECGMYNTQTKSCVQIGSNY, from the coding sequence ATGAAAAATTTAAAAAATTCTTTGGCTGGCGGCGTTCTTTTTAGCGCGCTGCTTAGCTCTGCTGTGGTCGCTGATACGATTAAAGTGGGTGTTCTACATTCCTTATCGGGCACGATGGCAATTTCAGAAACAACGTTGAAAGACACGATGTTGATGCTGATCGAGGAGCAAAATGCCAAGGGTGGTGTACTGGGCAAGCAATTGGAGGCAGTTGTGGTTGATCCTGCCTCAGATTGGCCCTTATTCGCTGAAAAAGCGCGGGAATTGCTGACTGTGCATGAGGTAGATGTGATGTTTGGCAATTGGACAAGCGTGTCGCGCAAATCCGTTTTGCCGGTGATTGAAGAGTTGAACGGCTTGCTGTTCTATCCGGTTCAATATGAGGGCGAAGAAAGCTCGAAAAACGTCTTTTACACTGGCGCGGCGCCCAATCAACAAGCCATACCAGCAACGGATTACTTCCTCGAAGAGCTGGGCGTTGAAAAATTCGCCTTGTTGGGCACTGATTATGTATATCCGCGCACAACCAACAATATTTTGGAAAGTTATCTGATCTCAAAAGATATCGCGGCAGAGGATATCTTTGTAAATTACACGCCCTTTGGCCATTCTGATTGGTCCAAAATCGTGGCTGACGTAGTGGCTTTAGGCGCCGATGGCAAAAAAGTTGGGGTGATTTCCACGATTAATGGCGATGCAAATATTGGCTTTTACAAGGAATTAGCAGCCGCAGGTATTTCGGCAGATGACATTCCGGTGGTTGCATTTTCGGTGGGGGAAGAAGAACTTTCTGGATTAGACACAAGCAATCTTGTGGGTCATCTGGCTGCGTGGAATTATTTCCAGTCAGCGGATGTAGGGGCTAATACCGAGTGGGTTGCCGCTTGGAAAGCACGTATGGGCGATGAGCGGGTAACGAATGACCCCATGGAAGCGCATTATATCGGGTTTAATATGTGGGTGAACGCGGTTGAAGCTGCGGGCAGTTCAGAGGTTGATGCGGTGCGCGCCAAAATGTACGGCCAAACATTTCCCAACTTGACCGGCGGAATGGCTGAAATGCTGCCCAACCATCATTTGTCAAAGCCGGTATTGATCGGTGAAATCCAAGCGGATGGTCAGTTTGATATCATCAGCCAAACCAGCGAAGTTCCCGGCGATGCTTGGACAGATTTTCTGCCTGAATCCGCTGTTTTGGTGTCTGACTGGCCAGGCCTAGAATGCGGAATGTACAACACGCAAACCAAATCCTGCGTTCAAATCGGTTCAAATTATTAA
- a CDS encoding urease accessory protein UreD — protein sequence MAPAQLRIAMKDLLDNSVINTPRAIGSLAVTAQAVDGSSRLKDLYQNGCLKALFPNQPEHLEAVLINTSGGITGGDHLSFNAKAEPQAHLTLTTQACERIYKAQPDSIGRVETTLSIAPEASLNWVPQETLFYDKGGLSRRLTIRMHHSAKLLMVEPVIFGRHAMGETQISGFLRDQVELWVDEALVYRDVALLSGDITATLARPAVAAGLGAMANILYRAPDAARLCRAIQTQLNDTSGCSLIAPDLCALRVLAHDGYALRQIILPILDRLTQNTLPKCWRL from the coding sequence ATGGCGCCTGCGCAATTGAGGATCGCGATGAAAGACCTATTGGACAACTCTGTTATCAATACCCCGCGCGCAATCGGCAGCCTCGCTGTCACGGCGCAAGCGGTGGATGGGTCAAGCCGTTTGAAAGATCTGTATCAAAACGGCTGCCTGAAAGCTTTGTTTCCCAACCAACCGGAACATCTGGAAGCGGTTTTGATCAATACATCGGGCGGCATAACGGGCGGCGATCATTTATCCTTTAACGCAAAAGCCGAACCACAGGCGCATCTCACGCTGACAACCCAAGCCTGCGAGCGGATTTATAAAGCTCAACCCGATAGCATAGGGCGCGTTGAAACCACGCTTAGCATTGCCCCAGAAGCCTCATTAAACTGGGTGCCTCAAGAAACTCTTTTTTATGATAAGGGGGGGTTGAGCCGCCGCTTAACCATCCGCATGCATCACAGCGCGAAGCTGTTGATGGTTGAGCCGGTTATCTTCGGCCGTCATGCGATGGGCGAAACGCAGATTTCTGGGTTTTTGCGCGATCAGGTCGAGCTTTGGGTTGATGAAGCCTTGGTCTATCGCGATGTGGCGCTGCTATCTGGTGATATTACAGCGACACTTGCCCGCCCCGCGGTTGCCGCCGGTCTCGGTGCCATGGCCAACATACTCTACCGTGCGCCCGATGCAGCGCGCCTTTGCCGCGCCATCCAAACCCAGCTCAACGACACTTCAGGATGCAGCCTCATCGCTCCTGATCTTTGCGCGCTGCGTGTTTTGGCGCATGACGGCTATGCGCTGCGCCAAATCATACTGCCGATCTTGGATCGCCTAACGCAAAACACCCTGCCAAAATGTTGGAGATTATAA
- a CDS encoding urease subunit gamma, with translation MQLTPREKDKLLIAMAAEVARKRLLRGVKLNHPEAIALICDAVVEGARDGRSVSDMMQFGASIIARSDCMEGVPDMIPEVQVEATFPDGTKLVTVHNPIR, from the coding sequence ATGCAATTAACCCCAAGGGAAAAAGATAAGCTGCTGATCGCGATGGCGGCAGAAGTTGCGCGCAAGCGCCTGTTACGTGGGGTAAAGCTCAACCATCCCGAAGCGATAGCGCTGATTTGCGATGCCGTTGTCGAGGGCGCGCGCGACGGGCGCAGCGTTTCAGATATGATGCAATTTGGCGCCAGCATCATTGCCCGCAGCGATTGTATGGAGGGCGTGCCCGATATGATCCCCGAAGTACAAGTGGAAGCAACGTTTCCAGATGGCACTAAGCTTGTGACCGTTCACAACCCAATTCGATAG
- a CDS encoding urease subunit beta, producing the protein MKPGELICAAGDIILNEGREAIELLVANTGDRPVQVGSHYHFAETNPALEFDRSAAHGQRLNIAAGTAVRFEPGQKRAVSLIKIAGDRRVFGFNGKIMGDL; encoded by the coding sequence ATGAAACCGGGCGAACTGATCTGCGCCGCGGGCGATATTATCTTGAATGAGGGCCGTGAGGCGATCGAATTGCTGGTCGCAAATACGGGCGACCGGCCCGTTCAAGTGGGCAGCCATTACCATTTTGCCGAAACCAATCCCGCACTTGAATTTGACCGCAGCGCGGCGCATGGGCAGCGTTTGAATATCGCTGCAGGAACCGCTGTGCGCTTTGAACCCGGGCAAAAACGCGCGGTCAGCCTTATCAAAATAGCGGGCGACAGGCGGGTGTTTGGATTTAACGGAAAAATCATGGGGGATCTGTAG